The Neodiprion virginianus isolate iyNeoVirg1 chromosome 5, iyNeoVirg1.1, whole genome shotgun sequence genome contains a region encoding:
- the LOC124305270 gene encoding tectonin beta-propeller repeat-containing protein isoform X4, with the protein MPSSYLYAINNEGRVFGLSTSGNMWREFMYLGLEFKQLSAVPHFMWAIGGDRQVYVHVHGLDIPIRIKEETYENERWLPLEGFSGRLLPTDRYNFSSQDGTVDRSRDKVKLPSMAWQWEGDWHIETTLDGQPLDHDGWTYAVDFPATYSTNKQWKSCVRRRKWVRYRRYSAMNSWCAIAPLHKDATKEPFIDVAVGGNQILGGHSGNMVVWAVTAHGRIMFRVGVSTTSPEGQRWSAIKMSNGYEAIQVSVGPTGLAWIILTNGKALVRTGVCRENLMGDGWAEVEPPNDKLRLTQVGVGIDSVWAVTNDGSVWFRKGVNGQSSMLCEQMATGTGWVDMLSKMALVSVSPDDQVWAIGHDDRCLYYRTGIRGTDRTGKKWRMINAPLQLSRASSNASLSSSNRHSLCGTPQQHRHQSWGSLSRPHSTGDGAALIRDWEEQSRSAPTPTSLKLLQRTSDGTSTNNLQQTSSQESYLNESKNRSSNSVNTNDLTEASVANITISNESLTKGGESIVVSGKGMSNTVKVNPAAWSPVHSVGSMVGVEAHPETDGSVFDPDLTGDSGVYGEDENTAAMYWAEYDVLWCKIEAGACFIDQANPPKWMVESNGTTCGELTEPWREHILCNLKKRLKDLDVNILSYEKAIEMSSCVKNGDARCQLKGSKAYQDCVLELEWISNTSGYVDSGTLTILNTDGATTMLQFPISEIVCVVCCSEPGNPRLAIHTPNLSRSKILRLQFASDTEMEDWMDNLTTVSCQINNLHGKPGPNSIWATTGLGDVFVYDTEMAETSQLVDGVYTQELLTSGNQLPFESILHNGFGPGSSLHMSLCLYDDADRLAINLVCYTTTTMKQQKAAEGHDIALHFNPRLNEDVIVRNTYQSGQWGDEERVGVSPLKAGSDYTLKFICEEGGYRIFINDIEYTFYSHRIPPENITHLRIKGLMTLSSVCYKTKSVIIEPIKIFWRQMGGHLRKVETCSVGVTWGIGYDNTAYVYTGGWGGNFLKGLRSNNTGINSMVDTHNYFVYENQRWNPVTGYTSHGLPTDRYMWSDVTGRHKRTREHTKTLSMHWQWVSDWIIDFHTPGGVDRDGWQYAMDFPAQYHGRKQFTDYVRRRRWFRRCQLKTSGPWQELGNTKIVDISLYMALIVYNRV; encoded by the exons ATGCCGAGTTCATATTTATACGCTATTAACAATGAggggagagtattcggactttCGACATCAGGCAATATGTGGAGAGAATTCATGTACTTGGGACTGGAGTTTAAACAACTCTCCGCAGTGCCTCATTTCATGTGGGCCATTGGTGGCGATCGTCAAGTTTACGTCCATGTACATGGGCTAGATATACCCATTCGCATCAAGGAAGAAACCTATGAGAATGAA CGTTGGCTACCCTTGGAAGGTTTTAGTGGGCGACTTCTACCAACAGATAGATATAACTTTTCAAGTCAGGATGGTACAGTGGATCGTAGTCGAGATAAAGTTAAGCTTCCATCTATGGCATGGCAGTGGGAAGGCGATTGGCACATTGAAACAACGctcgatggtcagccgttaGATCATGAT GGCTGGACTTACGCAGTGGACTTTCCTGCGACTTATTCAACAAATAAACAATGGAAATCATGCGTCAGAAGACGGAAATGGGTTCGATATCGGAGGTACAGTGCAATGAACTCGTGGTGCGCTATAGCACCTCTGCACAAAGATGCTACTAAG GAGCCTTTCATAGATGTGGCTGTTGGTGGAAATCAGATTCTTGGCGGGCATTCGGGAAACATGGTAGTTTGGGCAGTCACGGCCCACGGTAGA ATAATGTTCAGAGTCGGAGTCAGCACAACATCACCTGAAGGACAGAGATGGAGTGCTATTAAGATGTCCAATGGCTACGAGGCTATTCAAGTCAGTGTTGGACCAACTGGGCTTGCTTGGATCATACTAACAAATGGAAAGGCACTCGTTCGCACTGGAGTTTGCAGGGAAAATCTTATGG GTGATGGCTGGGCAGAGGTAGAACCGCCGAATGATAAACTCCGCCTAACTCAAGTTGGCGTTGGCATAGATTCCGTGTGGGCTGTTACTAATGATGGTAGCGTTTGGTTCAGAAAAGGTGTTAATGGCCAGTCGAGTATGTTGTGTGAACAGATGGCTACGGGAACTGGATGGGTTGACATGCTGAGTAAAATGGCTCTAGTTTCAGTTTCACCTGATGATCAG GTATGGGCGATAGGTCATGACGATCGCTGCTTATATTATCGAACTGGAATCAGAGGGACAGATCGAACTGGAAAAAAGTGGAGAATGATTAACGCACCTCTCCAGCTTAGTAGGGCAAGCAGTAACGCTAGCCTTTCATCTAGTAATCGTCATAGTCTTTGTGGTACTCCACAGCAACATCGCCACCAAAGTTGGGGCTCCTTG TCTCGACCACACAGCACTGGGGATGGAGCAGCACTGATCAGGGACTGGGAAGAACAATCTCGATCCGCGCCTACCCCTACATCTTTGAAATTGTTGCAACGAACAagcgacggtacttccacaAACAATTTGCAACAGACCTCATCCCAGGAATCTTATCTCAATGAGAGTAAAAATAG ATCGTCAAATTCAGTGAATACGAACGATTTGACTGAAGCTAGTGTTGCTAATATAACAATATCCAATGAGTCATTAACCAAAGGTGGAGAATCCATTGTCGTTTCTGGGAAAGGAATGAGCAATACCGTTAAG GTAAATCCAGCTGCATGGAGCCCAGTTCATTCAGTAGGATCTATGGTTGGTGTTGAAGCACATCCCGAAACAGACGGTAGTGTATTTGATCCTGATTTAACCGGAGATTCCGGTGTTTATGGAGAAGATGAAAATACAGCTGCAATGTATTGGGCTGAATACGACGTTTTATGGTGCAAGATCGAAGCTGGAGCCTGTTTCATTGATCAGGCTAACCCTCCAAAGTG GATGGTGGAGAGTAATGGCACTACTTGTGGTGAACTAACTGAACCATGGAGGGAGCACATTCTCTGCAATCTTAAGAAGCGGCTAAAAGATTTGGATGTGAATATCTTGTCATATGAAAAAGCGATTGAAAT GTCATCCTGTGTAAAAAATGGTGATGCACGATGTCAATTGAAAGGGAGCAAAGCGTATCAAGACTGTGTTCTAGAATTAGAATGGATTAGCAATACAAGCGGTTACGTGGATTCTGGTACACTTACCATTTTGAATACAGACGGTGCAACTACTAtg TTGCAATTCCCGATATCAGAAATAGTGTGCGTGGTCTGCTGCAGTGAGCCGGGAAACCCAAGACTTGCGATACACACTCCTAATTTATCCCgctcaaaaattttaagacTGCAATTTGCTAGTGATACTGAAATGGAAGATTGGATGGATAATCTTACTACAG TCTCGTGCCAAATAAATAATCTTCACGGAAAGCCGGGTCCAAATTCGATTTGGGCAACCACTGGTCTTGGAGATGTTTTCGTTTATGACACAGAAATGGCTGAG ACTAGCCAATTAGTCGACGGTGTTTATACACAGGAATTACTTACATCTGGAAACCAATTACCATTTGAAAGCATTTTACATAATGGATTCGGACCTGGAAGTTCTTTACATATGTCGCTTTGCCTTTACGACGATGCAGACAG GTTGGCAATAAATCTGGTTTGTTATACAACAACGACAATGAAGCAACAAAAAGCAGCTGAAGGTCATGACATAGCTCTTCACTTCAATCCCCGATTAAACGAAGACGTGATAGTAAGAAATACGTATCAGTCAGGTCAATGGGGCGACGAAGAAAGAGTTGGAGTGAGTCCGTTGAAGGCAGGCTCCGATTATACCCTGAAATTCATCTGTGAGGAAGGGGGgtacagaatttttattaatgaCATCGAATATACCTTTTACAGTCACAGAATACCACCAGAGAACATAACGCATCTCCGCATCAAAGGGCTGATGACATTAAGTAGTGTCTGTTACAAAACTAAATCT GTAATCATTGAgccaataaaaatattttggagACAAATGGGAGGACATTTGAGGAAGGTGGAAACGTGTAGTGTTGGAGTAACATGGGGAATAGGATACGATAATACAGCGTACGTTTATACGGGGGGCTGGGGTGGAAATTTCTTAAAAG GTTTACGGTCTAACAATACCGGCATCAATTCAATGGTAGATACGCACAACTACTTTGTTTACGAGAATCAACGTTGGAATCCGGTTACCGGTTATACGTCCCATGGATTACCAACCGATCGGTATATGTGGAGTGACGTAACAGGGCGTCATAAGCGAACGCGAGAACATACCAAAACTCTTTCAATGCACTGGCAATGG GTATCAGACTGGATAATAGACTTCCATACTCCTGGTGGTGTTGATAGAGATGGGTGGCAATATGCAATGGATTTCCCTGCACAATACCACGGTCGTAAGCAGTTCACCGATTACGTGAGAAGACGAAGGTGGTTTAGGCGTTGTCAATTGAAAACTAGCGGACCTTGGCAGGAACTAGGAAATACAAAAATCGTCGACATCTCATTATAC ATGGCACTGATAGTTTACAATAGGGTCTAA
- the LOC124305270 gene encoding tectonin beta-propeller repeat-containing protein isoform X3 translates to MAWQWEGDWHIETTLDGQPLDHDGWTYAVDFPATYSTNKQWKSCVRRRKWVRYRRYSAMNSWCAIAPLHKDATKEPFIDVAVGGNQILGGHSGNMVVWAVTAHGRIMFRVGVSTTSPEGQRWSAIKMSNGYEAIQVSVGPTGLAWIILTNGKALVRTGVCRENLMGDGWAEVEPPNDKLRLTQVGVGIDSVWAVTNDGSVWFRKGVNGQSSMLCEQMATGTGWVDMLSKMALVSVSPDDQVWAIGHDDRCLYYRTGIRGTDRTGKKWRMINAPLQLSRASSNASLSSSNRHSLCGTPQQHRHQSWGSLSRPHSTGDGAALIRDWEEQSRSAPTPTSLKLLQRTSDGTSTNNLQQTSSQESYLNESKNRSSNSVNTNDLTEASVANITISNESLTKGGESIVVSGKGMSNTVKVNPAAWSPVHSVGSMVGVEAHPETDGSVFDPDLTGDSGVYGEDENTAAMYWAEYDVLWCKIEAGACFIDQANPPKWMVESNGTTCGELTEPWREHILCNLKKRLKDLDVNILSYEKAIEMSSCVKNGDARCQLKGSKAYQDCVLELEWISNTSGYVDSGTLTILNTDGATTMLQFPISEIVCVVCCSEPGNPRLAIHTPNLSRSKILRLQFASDTEMEDWMDNLTTVSCQINNLHGKPGPNSIWATTGLGDVFVYDTEMAETSQLVDGVYTQELLTSGNQLPFESILHNGFGPGSSLHMSLCLYDDADRLAINLVCYTTTTMKQQKAAEGHDIALHFNPRLNEDVIVRNTYQSGQWGDEERVGVSPLKAGSDYTLKFICEEGGYRIFINDIEYTFYSHRIPPENITHLRIKGLMTLSSVCYKTKSVIIEPIKIFWRQMGGHLRKVETCSVGVTWGIGYDNTAYVYTGGWGGNFLKGLRSNNTGINSMVDTHNYFVYENQRWNPVTGYTSHGLPTDRYMWSDVTGRHKRTREHTKTLSMHWQWVSDWIIDFHTPGGVDRDGWQYAMDFPAQYHGRKQFTDYVRRRRWFRRCQLKTSGPWQELGNTKIVDISLYTTSKPGDEGFINVWAVAANGEALFRRGVSELCPLGVSWEHIPSDQALIGISCGPEGQVWAVGKNGTSYWRFGISLAKPTGETWQNVEPPSGAQVKQISVGKDVVWALDTTGRLSVRREVRAKIFPEGTYWQTLPAMPNDPIHIATIVEKDNIADNCCIFYTDTFVPTAKQGFRHVSVGREKGQVWALSGAGIVCRRIGITDENPAGTGWTTGIGANWQYISAGGLVNRAQ, encoded by the exons ATGGCATGGCAGTGGGAAGGCGATTGGCACATTGAAACAACGctcgatggtcagccgttaGATCATGAT GGCTGGACTTACGCAGTGGACTTTCCTGCGACTTATTCAACAAATAAACAATGGAAATCATGCGTCAGAAGACGGAAATGGGTTCGATATCGGAGGTACAGTGCAATGAACTCGTGGTGCGCTATAGCACCTCTGCACAAAGATGCTACTAAG GAGCCTTTCATAGATGTGGCTGTTGGTGGAAATCAGATTCTTGGCGGGCATTCGGGAAACATGGTAGTTTGGGCAGTCACGGCCCACGGTAGA ATAATGTTCAGAGTCGGAGTCAGCACAACATCACCTGAAGGACAGAGATGGAGTGCTATTAAGATGTCCAATGGCTACGAGGCTATTCAAGTCAGTGTTGGACCAACTGGGCTTGCTTGGATCATACTAACAAATGGAAAGGCACTCGTTCGCACTGGAGTTTGCAGGGAAAATCTTATGG GTGATGGCTGGGCAGAGGTAGAACCGCCGAATGATAAACTCCGCCTAACTCAAGTTGGCGTTGGCATAGATTCCGTGTGGGCTGTTACTAATGATGGTAGCGTTTGGTTCAGAAAAGGTGTTAATGGCCAGTCGAGTATGTTGTGTGAACAGATGGCTACGGGAACTGGATGGGTTGACATGCTGAGTAAAATGGCTCTAGTTTCAGTTTCACCTGATGATCAG GTATGGGCGATAGGTCATGACGATCGCTGCTTATATTATCGAACTGGAATCAGAGGGACAGATCGAACTGGAAAAAAGTGGAGAATGATTAACGCACCTCTCCAGCTTAGTAGGGCAAGCAGTAACGCTAGCCTTTCATCTAGTAATCGTCATAGTCTTTGTGGTACTCCACAGCAACATCGCCACCAAAGTTGGGGCTCCTTG TCTCGACCACACAGCACTGGGGATGGAGCAGCACTGATCAGGGACTGGGAAGAACAATCTCGATCCGCGCCTACCCCTACATCTTTGAAATTGTTGCAACGAACAagcgacggtacttccacaAACAATTTGCAACAGACCTCATCCCAGGAATCTTATCTCAATGAGAGTAAAAATAG ATCGTCAAATTCAGTGAATACGAACGATTTGACTGAAGCTAGTGTTGCTAATATAACAATATCCAATGAGTCATTAACCAAAGGTGGAGAATCCATTGTCGTTTCTGGGAAAGGAATGAGCAATACCGTTAAG GTAAATCCAGCTGCATGGAGCCCAGTTCATTCAGTAGGATCTATGGTTGGTGTTGAAGCACATCCCGAAACAGACGGTAGTGTATTTGATCCTGATTTAACCGGAGATTCCGGTGTTTATGGAGAAGATGAAAATACAGCTGCAATGTATTGGGCTGAATACGACGTTTTATGGTGCAAGATCGAAGCTGGAGCCTGTTTCATTGATCAGGCTAACCCTCCAAAGTG GATGGTGGAGAGTAATGGCACTACTTGTGGTGAACTAACTGAACCATGGAGGGAGCACATTCTCTGCAATCTTAAGAAGCGGCTAAAAGATTTGGATGTGAATATCTTGTCATATGAAAAAGCGATTGAAAT GTCATCCTGTGTAAAAAATGGTGATGCACGATGTCAATTGAAAGGGAGCAAAGCGTATCAAGACTGTGTTCTAGAATTAGAATGGATTAGCAATACAAGCGGTTACGTGGATTCTGGTACACTTACCATTTTGAATACAGACGGTGCAACTACTAtg TTGCAATTCCCGATATCAGAAATAGTGTGCGTGGTCTGCTGCAGTGAGCCGGGAAACCCAAGACTTGCGATACACACTCCTAATTTATCCCgctcaaaaattttaagacTGCAATTTGCTAGTGATACTGAAATGGAAGATTGGATGGATAATCTTACTACAG TCTCGTGCCAAATAAATAATCTTCACGGAAAGCCGGGTCCAAATTCGATTTGGGCAACCACTGGTCTTGGAGATGTTTTCGTTTATGACACAGAAATGGCTGAG ACTAGCCAATTAGTCGACGGTGTTTATACACAGGAATTACTTACATCTGGAAACCAATTACCATTTGAAAGCATTTTACATAATGGATTCGGACCTGGAAGTTCTTTACATATGTCGCTTTGCCTTTACGACGATGCAGACAG GTTGGCAATAAATCTGGTTTGTTATACAACAACGACAATGAAGCAACAAAAAGCAGCTGAAGGTCATGACATAGCTCTTCACTTCAATCCCCGATTAAACGAAGACGTGATAGTAAGAAATACGTATCAGTCAGGTCAATGGGGCGACGAAGAAAGAGTTGGAGTGAGTCCGTTGAAGGCAGGCTCCGATTATACCCTGAAATTCATCTGTGAGGAAGGGGGgtacagaatttttattaatgaCATCGAATATACCTTTTACAGTCACAGAATACCACCAGAGAACATAACGCATCTCCGCATCAAAGGGCTGATGACATTAAGTAGTGTCTGTTACAAAACTAAATCT GTAATCATTGAgccaataaaaatattttggagACAAATGGGAGGACATTTGAGGAAGGTGGAAACGTGTAGTGTTGGAGTAACATGGGGAATAGGATACGATAATACAGCGTACGTTTATACGGGGGGCTGGGGTGGAAATTTCTTAAAAG GTTTACGGTCTAACAATACCGGCATCAATTCAATGGTAGATACGCACAACTACTTTGTTTACGAGAATCAACGTTGGAATCCGGTTACCGGTTATACGTCCCATGGATTACCAACCGATCGGTATATGTGGAGTGACGTAACAGGGCGTCATAAGCGAACGCGAGAACATACCAAAACTCTTTCAATGCACTGGCAATGG GTATCAGACTGGATAATAGACTTCCATACTCCTGGTGGTGTTGATAGAGATGGGTGGCAATATGCAATGGATTTCCCTGCACAATACCACGGTCGTAAGCAGTTCACCGATTACGTGAGAAGACGAAGGTGGTTTAGGCGTTGTCAATTGAAAACTAGCGGACCTTGGCAGGAACTAGGAAATACAAAAATCGTCGACATCTCATTATAC ACAACAAGTAAACCAGGCGACGAAGGTTTCATAAACGTGTGGGCTGTTGCTGCTAATGGGGAAGCATTGTTCAGGCGCGGTGTTTCAGAATTGTGCCCATTA GGAGTTTCCTGGGAACATATACCCAGTGATCAGGCACTGATCGGTATTAGTTGCGGTCCAGAGGGTCAAGTTTGGGCTGTTGGTAAAAATGGAACTTCATACTGGAGATTTGGAATATCTTTAGCCAAGCCGACTG GTGAAACGTGGCAAAATGTAGAGCCTCCATCAGGGGCCCAGGTGAAACAGATTTCAGTCGGAAAAGATGTAGTTTGGGCGCTGGATACAACCGGCCGATTATCAGTACGTCGGGAAGTTAGAGCGAAGATTTTTCCTGAAGGCACATACTGGCAAACTTTACCAGCCATGCCAAATGATCCAATCCATATCG cAACAATTGTTGAAAAAGATAACATAGCAGACAATTGTTGTATATTCTACACAGATACTTTTGTTCCAACTGCCAAACAAGGATTTCGTCATGTATCTGTGGGTAGAGAAAAAGGTCAAGTATGGGCTCTCTCTGGAGCTGGCATTGTTTGTCGCAGAATAGGTATAACGGATGAAAATCCGGCTGGAACAGGATGGACAACTGGTATTGGT GCAAATTGGCAGTATATAAGTGCTGGTGGCCTTGTAAACCGGGCACAATAA